One genomic window of Elaeis guineensis isolate ETL-2024a chromosome 2, EG11, whole genome shotgun sequence includes the following:
- the LOC105054870 gene encoding uncharacterized protein, which translates to MVFNSRWVAAVATVSADACQYVACNPERLSSEQVLELICCLPLHQLRRLALCLFSFFCFPVAEPPPRRRFYAYRRSFSSSSSSSSSSSSDAYDSAGYDSHSD; encoded by the coding sequence atggtGTTCAACAGCCGGTGGGTTGCGGCGGTGGCGACGGTGTCGGCGGATGCGTGTCAATACGTAGCGTGCAACCCAGAGCGGTTGAGCAGCGAGCAGGTGCTGGAGCTCATCTGCTGTCTTCCCCTCCACCAACTCCGTCGCCTCGCCCTctgcctcttctccttcttctgcttcCCCGTCGCCGAGCCCCCGCCACGCCGCCGCTTCTACGCCTACCGccgctccttctcctcttcctcctcctcctcctcatcctcctcatcCGACGCCTACGACTCCGCCGGCTACGATTCCCATTCCGACTGA